The following proteins are co-located in the Flectobacillus major DSM 103 genome:
- a CDS encoding alpha/beta hydrolase, protein MKKTILLLFHLLCASCVLAAKVDTIQVYSNAMQKYSPVVVVLPEGYQQAESTRFPVIYFLHGWSGNHKNWVKDSPDFKQLVDQYKVIAVCVDGGYDSWYFDSPIEPKYQYETYVSKELVPQIDQKYRTKADIGHRAITGLSMGGHGAMFLATRHPDIFGAVASMSGGVDIVPFPNNWNIKGRLGKLEENREVWEKHAVINQTFPKGLTILLDCGVDDFFLGVNRALHQKLVDLKYPHEYTERPGGHNWEYWAVSTRNHFYFFNAFFLKNN, encoded by the coding sequence ATGAAAAAAACAATTCTATTGCTTTTCCATTTGCTTTGTGCATCGTGTGTATTAGCAGCCAAAGTTGATACCATTCAGGTTTATAGCAATGCCATGCAAAAATACAGTCCAGTGGTAGTAGTATTGCCCGAGGGGTATCAGCAGGCCGAATCTACTCGTTTTCCTGTTATTTATTTTTTACATGGCTGGAGTGGTAATCACAAAAATTGGGTAAAGGATTCTCCAGATTTCAAGCAGTTGGTTGACCAATATAAAGTCATAGCTGTTTGTGTAGACGGTGGATACGATAGCTGGTATTTTGATAGCCCTATTGAGCCAAAATACCAATACGAAACCTATGTGTCTAAAGAATTAGTACCACAAATTGACCAAAAATACCGTACTAAAGCCGATATTGGGCATCGTGCTATTACTGGCTTGAGTATGGGTGGTCATGGAGCTATGTTTTTGGCAACTCGTCATCCCGATATTTTTGGGGCTGTAGCCAGTATGAGTGGCGGGGTCGATATTGTGCCATTTCCTAACAACTGGAATATTAAAGGCCGTTTGGGCAAATTAGAAGAAAACCGAGAGGTTTGGGAAAAACATGCTGTTATTAATCAAACTTTCCCCAAAGGACTTACTATATTGCTAGATTGTGGGGTTGATGATTTCTTTCTTGGTGTCAATCGTGCTTTGCACCAAAAACTTGTAGATTTAAAATATCCTCATGAATATACAGAACGCCCCGGAGGACATAACTGGGAATACTGGGCTGTGTCGACCAGAAATCATTTTTATTTTTTTAATGCCTTTTTCTTGAAAAATAATTAA
- a CDS encoding gluconate 2-dehydrogenase subunit 3 family protein yields the protein MERRSAIRNLTLAVGGLIAMPSWAKGWTPEGIVDAPTSVQTTAAQELLAAITEAIIPETSTPGAKSLKVHLFVERMIKDCYGEEAQGIFKNGLTLTDTISQKLHQKNFVESNTAEQLAVLNAMKAAQDTTAKQFVGLVKNLTIRGYMNSEYVMVNLLNFNMAPGFYHGCVPLK from the coding sequence ATGGAAAGACGTTCCGCAATAAGGAACTTAACTTTGGCCGTAGGAGGGCTAATTGCTATGCCCTCATGGGCAAAAGGCTGGACCCCCGAAGGTATTGTTGATGCCCCAACTTCTGTACAAACTACTGCTGCTCAGGAATTACTCGCTGCCATTACAGAAGCTATTATCCCCGAAACCAGTACACCTGGTGCCAAGTCACTGAAAGTACATCTTTTTGTAGAACGTATGATAAAAGACTGCTATGGCGAGGAGGCTCAAGGTATTTTTAAAAATGGATTGACACTTACCGATACCATTAGTCAAAAACTTCATCAGAAAAACTTTGTAGAGAGTAATACCGCCGAACAGCTAGCTGTACTAAATGCTATGAAAGCGGCTCAGGATACTACTGCAAAACAATTTGTTGGTTTAGTTAAAAATCTTACTATTCGGGGGTATATGAACTCGGAATATGTTATGGTTAATTTATTGAATTTTAATATGGCTCCAGGTTTTTATCATGGATGCGTACCTCTCAAGTAA
- a CDS encoding FAD-dependent oxidoreductase, with translation MSFLTIDSIKERTFDAIVIGSGISGGWAAKELSEKGLKTLVLERGRDVKHVTDYPTTMMNPWEFEHLGQIPKAIKDANPIVSRCYAFNEDAAHFFVKDAEHPYIQDKPFDWIRGYQVGGKSLMWARGTQRWSQFDFDGPARDGFAVEWPISYAELAPWYSHVEKFAGISGNKDGLPQLPDGEFLPPHEQSCVEKHFSQQMAKHYNNKRPIIIGRCAHLTKPQPIHLKQGRGQCQNRSLCQRGCPYGGYFSSNSSTIPWALNTGNMTLKPDSVVHSIIFDEKKNKATGVRVIDAHTKQMTEYYARIIFVNAATMNTNLILLNSKSNRFQNGLGNDNGLLGKYIAFHNFRTTISAEYEGFQDSITEGIRPNGSYIPRFRNVEKQETDFLRGYAAGFGASRSLDNDTSGFGEELKNNLTQKKYGNWRVSSHMMGETIPKESNVVTLDNTLKDPWGIPQLRVSVAYDDNDEKMIKDFHEQMTEMLTIAGFVNIQTHDKPDKAPGLDIHEMGGVRMGKDPKTSLLNKWNQLHNCKNVFVTDGACMTSVSTQNPSLTFMAITARAANHAVAEMKKGNL, from the coding sequence ATGTCGTTTTTAACTATTGATTCTATAAAAGAAAGAACTTTCGATGCTATCGTAATTGGTTCGGGAATAAGTGGTGGCTGGGCAGCCAAAGAACTAAGCGAGAAGGGTTTGAAAACCCTAGTGTTGGAGCGTGGGCGTGACGTAAAACACGTAACCGACTACCCCACAACGATGATGAACCCTTGGGAATTTGAACATTTGGGGCAAATTCCTAAGGCTATTAAAGATGCCAACCCTATTGTAAGTCGTTGTTATGCCTTTAATGAAGATGCCGCCCATTTTTTTGTAAAAGATGCCGAACATCCTTATATACAAGACAAACCTTTTGATTGGATTCGTGGATACCAAGTAGGTGGGAAGTCGCTAATGTGGGCCAGAGGAACACAACGCTGGTCGCAGTTTGATTTTGATGGCCCTGCTCGTGACGGCTTTGCCGTAGAATGGCCTATTAGCTATGCTGAATTGGCACCATGGTATAGTCATGTCGAGAAGTTTGCGGGTATTTCTGGAAATAAAGACGGCTTACCACAGTTGCCTGATGGCGAATTTTTGCCTCCTCACGAACAAAGTTGTGTTGAGAAGCATTTTAGCCAACAAATGGCCAAGCATTATAACAACAAGCGACCTATTATTATTGGTCGATGTGCTCATTTGACCAAGCCTCAGCCTATTCATTTGAAACAAGGGCGAGGACAATGCCAAAACCGTTCGCTATGCCAGCGGGGCTGCCCTTACGGAGGGTATTTTAGTAGTAATTCGTCTACTATTCCATGGGCACTTAATACGGGCAATATGACCCTCAAGCCCGATTCTGTAGTCCATTCTATTATATTTGATGAAAAGAAAAATAAGGCTACAGGTGTACGAGTAATAGATGCTCATACCAAGCAAATGACCGAATATTATGCCCGTATTATATTTGTGAATGCGGCCACTATGAATACCAATTTGATATTGCTCAATTCAAAGTCAAATCGTTTTCAGAATGGCTTGGGCAACGATAATGGGTTGTTGGGCAAATATATTGCTTTTCATAATTTTAGAACAACCATTTCGGCCGAATACGAAGGCTTCCAAGATAGTATTACAGAAGGAATTAGACCCAACGGAAGCTATATTCCTAGGTTTAGGAATGTTGAAAAACAAGAAACGGATTTCTTGCGTGGTTATGCGGCAGGTTTTGGTGCAAGCAGAAGCTTAGATAACGATACTTCGGGTTTTGGTGAGGAACTAAAAAATAATTTGACCCAAAAGAAATATGGTAATTGGCGGGTAAGCTCGCACATGATGGGTGAGACTATTCCGAAGGAAAGTAATGTTGTAACCCTCGACAATACCCTCAAAGACCCTTGGGGTATTCCTCAGTTGCGGGTGTCGGTAGCCTACGACGATAACGATGAAAAAATGATAAAGGATTTTCATGAACAAATGACCGAAATGTTGACTATTGCAGGGTTTGTCAATATTCAAACACATGATAAACCCGACAAAGCTCCAGGCCTAGATATTCATGAAATGGGAGGTGTTAGAATGGGTAAAGACCCTAAAACATCGCTTTTGAACAAATGGAACCAATTGCATAATTGTAAAAATGTCTTTGTAACGGATGGGGCTTGTATGACTTCTGTTTCTACGCAAAATCCATCGCTAACTTTTATGGCAATAACTGCCCGAGCAGCCAACCATGCTGTGGCAGAGATGAAAAAAGGAAATTTGTAA
- a CDS encoding DUF1624 domain-containing protein: MINKRHPSIDFTRGLVMIIMALDHVRDLMHVGSLTEDPTNLATTTPLLFMTRWITHLCAPTFVFLSGVSAYLSFNKHHNIKESQRFLITRGLWLIFLDFTVISLGIWFDIKFRIILFQVIACIGLGFILLAFLLRVSPKIQAIIAVVIVFGHNALALIPPFENISLKVLWAVFVSPNIFPVSNSFTMAFLYPVLPWFGIMLAGFVVGRLYDLDDVARRKNLTQIGLAFFSVFVLLRFLNIYGDPVPWSAQKNIGYTILSFINTTKYAPSLLFTLMTLSVTMAMLRLSDGVHSQWISRVSIYGKVPLFYYIIHWYLVHTAMLIMVFLQGYSWESLQFGAFKFGRPEQGSGVSLPSIYLIWACVVLVLYPLCLRYSHYKAANSDKKWLRYF, translated from the coding sequence ATGATAAACAAACGGCACCCTTCGATTGATTTTACACGTGGGCTAGTCATGATTATTATGGCTCTGGATCATGTGCGTGACTTAATGCACGTAGGTTCGCTAACAGAAGACCCCACTAATTTGGCTACAACCACACCTTTACTATTTATGACAAGGTGGATTACTCATTTGTGTGCTCCAACGTTTGTGTTTTTGTCGGGGGTATCGGCGTATTTGTCGTTTAATAAGCACCACAATATAAAGGAAAGCCAGCGGTTTTTGATTACTCGTGGTTTGTGGTTAATCTTCCTAGATTTTACGGTGATTAGCTTGGGTATTTGGTTTGATATTAAGTTTAGAATAATACTATTTCAAGTAATTGCTTGTATTGGGTTAGGTTTTATTCTGCTTGCTTTTTTGCTTCGAGTATCGCCCAAAATACAGGCAATTATAGCTGTTGTCATTGTGTTTGGGCATAATGCTTTAGCATTGATACCACCTTTTGAAAATATCAGCTTGAAAGTATTATGGGCTGTTTTTGTGAGTCCCAATATATTTCCTGTTAGTAATAGCTTCACAATGGCCTTTTTGTACCCAGTATTACCTTGGTTTGGTATTATGCTAGCAGGGTTTGTTGTAGGGCGTTTGTACGATTTGGACGATGTAGCTCGCAGAAAAAACCTTACCCAAATCGGCCTTGCCTTTTTCTCTGTGTTTGTATTGTTACGATTCCTCAATATCTATGGAGACCCAGTGCCTTGGTCTGCCCAAAAAAATATAGGGTATACTATTTTATCATTTATCAATACCACCAAATATGCTCCATCGCTACTATTTACCCTCATGACCCTAAGTGTTACGATGGCCATGCTTCGGTTGTCGGATGGTGTCCATAGCCAATGGATTAGCCGTGTCAGTATATACGGCAAAGTACCTCTTTTTTACTATATAATACACTGGTATCTTGTGCATACTGCCATGTTGATTATGGTGTTTTTGCAGGGTTATTCGTGGGAAAGCCTTCAATTTGGAGCTTTTAAATTTGGTCGTCCCGAACAAGGTTCTGGGGTTTCACTGCCTTCTATTTACCTGATTTGGGCGTGTGTGGTATTGGTATTATACCCATTATGTTTGCGATATAGTCATTATAAAGCGGCCAATTCCGACAAAAAATGGCTAAGATATTTCTAG
- a CDS encoding alpha/beta hydrolase, translating to MKKLFTLLMFAIGLPVSVMAQGSKVFENVSVKSKILNADRKFAIYLPADYETSQRSYPVLYLLHGAGDDQTGWVQFGEVQHIADQAIAEGKATPMIIVMPDANTGRRGYANDPKGEWRYEDFFFQELMPFVEKTYRIKAEKRFRAVSGLSMGGEGTFTYALHHPELFSSACPLSAATGPMTLEDEEARLKRFNITATDEEKKAHFAKYSILELIKNIPDDQKKAVRWYIDCGDDDFLYEGNSLVHIAMRKKEIPHEFRIHDGGHTWTYWRTALPKVLSFVSEAFHQY from the coding sequence ATGAAAAAACTATTCACATTATTGATGTTTGCTATTGGGCTGCCTGTATCTGTTATGGCACAAGGTAGCAAAGTATTTGAAAATGTATCGGTAAAAAGTAAAATCCTCAATGCCGACAGGAAGTTTGCTATTTATTTGCCTGCCGACTACGAAACCTCCCAAAGGAGTTACCCTGTATTATATTTATTGCACGGAGCAGGCGACGACCAAACGGGCTGGGTGCAGTTTGGCGAAGTACAGCATATTGCCGACCAAGCCATTGCCGAAGGTAAGGCTACGCCCATGATAATTGTGATGCCCGATGCCAATACTGGTAGAAGAGGCTATGCCAACGACCCCAAAGGAGAATGGCGTTATGAAGATTTTTTCTTCCAAGAATTGATGCCTTTTGTCGAAAAAACATACCGTATCAAAGCCGAAAAACGCTTTAGAGCTGTGTCGGGCTTGTCGATGGGTGGCGAAGGTACATTTACTTATGCCTTGCATCATCCCGAGCTATTCTCGTCTGCTTGTCCACTAAGTGCTGCTACTGGCCCCATGACCTTAGAGGACGAGGAGGCTCGTTTAAAACGCTTTAATATTACTGCTACCGACGAGGAGAAAAAAGCTCATTTTGCCAAATACAGCATACTAGAATTGATTAAGAATATACCCGACGACCAAAAGAAGGCCGTAAGATGGTATATTGATTGTGGCGACGATGATTTTCTTTACGAAGGCAATTCGTTGGTACATATTGCCATGCGAAAAAAAGAAATTCCTCACGAGTTTAGGATTCATGATGGAGGACACACTTGGACTTATTGGCGAACTGCTTTGCCAAAAGTTTTAAGCTTCGTTTCAGAGGCATTTCATCAATATTAA
- a CDS encoding xanthine dehydrogenase family protein molybdopterin-binding subunit: MQTSTTALNRRHFLKVSGLSGAAFIIGLSGTSAEASQPEIQNLSRLEASFELTPFVVIEKSGKITIMNSKPEIGQGTWQSIPMIIAEELEVGLDQYTIQQTNGDKKFGGQTAGGSASVRTSFAMLRKTGATAREMLIKAAAQTWSVPETECYAERAVVYHRASGKKIGYGELVEVAAKLDVPKDPKLKDNKDFKLIGKDTQRQDIPLKVAGKATFGIDVEVAGMVYASVERCPVFGGKIKKIDDTKTLKVKGVQKVVRAERVLGKNRYEVVAVIADTYWAALKGRKALSVEWDYQGFDQFNSKDFEKQLRDLAKTDGVVDHNQGDFDKAFADAAVKIESFYETPMVSHSPMEPMNCLASWTDGDKLEIWASSQGPDLLRNRVAEGLNIPAENIKVNIQFNGGGFGRRLYQDFATEAASIAKEAAKPVKVIWTREDDTQQGPFRPMTFSALKAGFSADGKALAFQHKVISPSISATQNKTYDKTKSDGSMTEGISEQQYEIPHIKNFYVHVETHIPLAAWRAVTSTTLSFSHECFIDEMAYQVKKDPFTFRQEMLTKETDTRRVLNKLREVSHWDKPLPKGWGRGVAQWEFFAGLAAQVVEVSKTASGGIKIEKVYAVIDLGTVVNPDNTKAQVEGAITMAIGAATKDAITFEKGQVQQSNFHDNRMVRINEMPVIEVHILAEGGAKIKGVGEPGLPPLAPALANAIFAATGKRIRKMPFDLDKIS, encoded by the coding sequence ATGCAGACATCAACAACAGCACTAAATCGCCGTCATTTCCTGAAAGTTTCAGGACTTTCTGGAGCAGCATTTATCATTGGTTTGTCAGGCACTTCGGCCGAGGCTTCTCAGCCAGAAATTCAGAATTTAAGTCGGCTAGAAGCTTCTTTTGAGTTAACGCCTTTTGTAGTAATCGAAAAATCTGGAAAAATTACTATCATGAATTCTAAACCCGAAATAGGGCAAGGTACATGGCAGTCGATTCCGATGATTATTGCCGAAGAATTAGAGGTTGGCTTAGACCAATATACCATTCAACAAACCAATGGCGACAAAAAATTTGGAGGGCAAACCGCAGGAGGAAGTGCGTCGGTAAGAACCAGTTTTGCTATGCTTCGCAAAACTGGAGCAACGGCTCGTGAAATGCTTATTAAAGCAGCCGCTCAGACATGGTCTGTACCCGAAACCGAATGTTATGCCGAACGTGCCGTAGTGTATCATCGTGCTTCTGGCAAAAAAATAGGCTATGGCGAATTGGTAGAAGTTGCTGCAAAACTAGATGTACCCAAAGACCCCAAACTAAAAGATAATAAAGATTTTAAGCTGATAGGTAAAGATACCCAACGCCAAGATATTCCTTTGAAAGTAGCAGGAAAAGCTACTTTTGGGATAGACGTTGAAGTGGCAGGAATGGTATATGCGTCGGTAGAAAGGTGTCCTGTTTTTGGGGGAAAAATCAAGAAAATAGACGATACCAAAACCCTAAAAGTAAAAGGTGTACAAAAGGTTGTGAGAGCCGAGCGAGTTTTAGGAAAAAATAGATACGAGGTGGTAGCCGTTATTGCCGACACTTATTGGGCTGCCCTCAAAGGAAGAAAAGCTCTGTCGGTAGAATGGGATTATCAGGGCTTTGACCAGTTTAATAGCAAAGATTTTGAAAAACAGTTGCGTGATTTGGCCAAAACCGACGGTGTGGTCGACCATAATCAAGGAGACTTTGATAAAGCTTTTGCCGATGCGGCTGTCAAAATAGAGTCTTTTTACGAAACACCAATGGTTTCGCATTCGCCTATGGAGCCTATGAATTGCTTGGCTAGCTGGACAGATGGAGATAAACTCGAAATATGGGCTTCGTCACAAGGCCCTGATTTACTCCGTAATCGGGTAGCTGAAGGCTTGAATATCCCAGCTGAGAATATTAAAGTAAATATCCAATTTAATGGTGGAGGTTTTGGGCGACGCTTGTACCAAGATTTTGCTACCGAAGCTGCCAGTATTGCCAAGGAGGCTGCTAAACCTGTAAAAGTAATTTGGACTCGTGAAGATGATACCCAACAAGGGCCTTTTCGACCAATGACTTTTTCGGCTTTGAAAGCAGGGTTTTCGGCCGATGGCAAAGCTCTTGCTTTTCAGCATAAAGTAATTTCACCGTCTATTAGTGCTACTCAAAACAAAACCTACGACAAAACAAAATCGGATGGTTCAATGACCGAGGGTATTAGTGAACAACAATACGAAATTCCGCATATCAAAAACTTCTATGTACATGTCGAAACGCATATTCCACTGGCCGCTTGGCGAGCAGTAACCAGTACAACGTTGTCCTTTTCGCATGAATGCTTTATTGATGAAATGGCCTATCAAGTCAAAAAAGACCCTTTTACATTCAGGCAGGAGATGCTTACTAAAGAAACTGATACCCGAAGAGTTTTGAATAAGCTCAGAGAAGTATCGCACTGGGACAAACCTTTGCCAAAAGGATGGGGTAGGGGTGTGGCTCAGTGGGAGTTTTTTGCTGGATTGGCGGCACAGGTGGTTGAGGTATCTAAGACTGCTTCAGGAGGCATTAAAATAGAAAAAGTATATGCCGTAATAGACTTAGGCACAGTTGTAAATCCCGATAATACAAAAGCACAAGTAGAAGGAGCTATCACAATGGCCATTGGGGCAGCTACCAAAGATGCTATTACTTTTGAAAAAGGACAAGTGCAACAATCTAACTTTCATGATAATAGAATGGTCAGAATCAATGAAATGCCTGTCATTGAGGTACATATATTAGCCGAAGGTGGTGCCAAAATCAAAGGCGTGGGCGAGCCAGGTTTGCCACCGTTAGCTCCTGCATTGGCTAATGCCATTTTTGCTGCTACAGGCAAGAGAATCCGAAAAATGCCATTCGATTTAGATAAAATATCGTAA
- a CDS encoding nucleotidyltransferase family protein — MIPKIAFIILAAGSSSRLGQPKQLVSFEGCTLIERVFKISVSISPNVQIVLGANADLIKKRFETYITQPIFIENPYWQQGMGTSIRTGVNNLNDTPDAVLILLSDQPAVSMELLQEMIQHFQISGKGIVACRYAGQLGVPMLFDKKYLSLLASLQGDKGAKAFLHQFPDDIQVIDFEAGSWDIDTPDDLASLSNKKNAEK, encoded by the coding sequence ATGATACCAAAAATAGCGTTTATTATTCTAGCAGCGGGTAGTTCTAGCCGATTGGGACAGCCTAAGCAGTTAGTTTCTTTCGAAGGTTGTACCTTGATAGAACGAGTTTTTAAGATTTCTGTCAGTATTTCGCCTAATGTTCAAATTGTATTAGGGGCTAATGCCGATTTGATAAAAAAACGCTTTGAGACATACATTACTCAGCCAATATTTATAGAAAACCCTTATTGGCAACAAGGTATGGGTACGTCTATCAGAACAGGAGTCAATAACCTGAACGATACCCCCGATGCTGTATTAATACTACTATCTGACCAGCCTGCGGTTTCAATGGAGCTTCTACAAGAAATGATACAACATTTTCAGATAAGTGGCAAAGGCATTGTGGCGTGTCGGTATGCGGGGCAATTGGGTGTACCTATGCTGTTCGACAAAAAATATTTGTCCCTACTGGCTAGTTTACAAGGCGACAAGGGGGCAAAGGCATTTCTACATCAATTTCCCGACGATATTCAGGTAATAGATTTTGAGGCAGGAAGTTGGGATATTGATACCCCCGACGATTTAGCGAGCCTTTCTAACAAAAAAAATGCTGAGAAATAA
- a CDS encoding response regulator transcription factor, which produces MRYPNNELLKTQVGYKLGYIPDLSEQLSDETLVKYYDILALLAGHKVPLNAVYGLVDMSTCSFKYIQHTAIEEIMLGVQSGEFTKSKLSEWDYFQGKPNNSSYWGSSFQMLIDIIHQKKEDKRRSFVAYAYSTNYLDEMSNKPILSQISGLEFDSRGYPLLCFFKSQDISYLTKNSKHCGIRVEFDGGDDVVICCLPDPQIKKQDIFTERELSVLKLLCQGAESKQIAETLFISSNTVDNHRKNMIRKLDARDTTALVQLSKMLGVLR; this is translated from the coding sequence ATGAGATACCCAAACAATGAACTGCTGAAAACACAAGTTGGCTATAAGTTAGGTTATATACCTGATTTGTCAGAACAGCTATCGGATGAAACATTGGTTAAATATTATGATATACTAGCATTACTTGCTGGGCATAAAGTACCTCTAAATGCAGTATATGGTTTGGTAGATATGAGTACGTGCTCTTTTAAATATATACAACATACCGCAATAGAGGAGATTATGCTGGGGGTTCAGTCGGGTGAGTTTACCAAAAGTAAATTGTCGGAATGGGACTATTTTCAAGGAAAACCCAATAACTCAAGCTATTGGGGGTCGTCATTTCAAATGTTAATAGATATTATTCATCAAAAAAAAGAAGACAAAAGGCGTTCATTTGTTGCGTATGCTTACAGTACCAACTACCTAGACGAAATGAGCAACAAGCCTATTTTATCACAAATAAGTGGCTTGGAGTTCGACTCAAGAGGATATCCCTTACTTTGTTTTTTCAAAAGTCAAGATATTAGTTACCTTACCAAAAACAGTAAGCATTGTGGTATTAGGGTAGAGTTTGATGGAGGCGACGATGTGGTGATTTGTTGTCTACCCGACCCACAAATCAAAAAACAAGATATTTTTACAGAACGAGAATTGTCGGTGTTGAAACTATTATGCCAAGGGGCCGAATCAAAACAAATTGCCGAGACCTTGTTTATTAGTTCTAATACCGTAGATAATCACCGCAAAAATATGATTCGCAAATTAGATGCCCGCGATACAACGGCGTTGGTACAACTAAGCAAAATGTTAGGTGTATTACGTTAA
- a CDS encoding sensor histidine kinase produces MNTNKETVFWKYHLIWWSISMAYASFPPHYLPKGDWFTILCFELLFFSSMVIATYLYRLGYRKFNPSEDSFVNRILSCLVGSLLVGGIFYILHYPDFIFHFKTLSVGMSAEESLGYYFDCVWFTLPWFTGYHLYRYQEITAYRKKQFEDIERAYHLSELENLRKQLNPHFLFNSLNDIRSLMLSDVMGARDAMLKLSELLRNSIKLGELSQVTLSQELELIDDYLYIEKLRFENRLIVSKSIPESTLSYKIPPISLQLLVENAIKHGIGKYRKGGEIKIVVTQHEGRLILQVLNTGKLNEGITSNSGIGLKNLEKRLSIYYGTQASLSMNGDDEWVVATIQLPISV; encoded by the coding sequence ATGAATACCAATAAAGAAACTGTATTTTGGAAATATCATCTGATATGGTGGAGTATTTCTATGGCGTATGCTAGTTTTCCTCCTCATTATTTGCCCAAAGGAGACTGGTTTACGATTCTTTGTTTTGAGCTATTATTCTTTTCAAGCATGGTTATAGCAACGTATCTGTATAGGCTAGGGTATCGAAAATTCAACCCGAGCGAAGACAGTTTTGTGAATAGAATTTTGAGTTGCCTTGTAGGGTCTTTGTTGGTGGGAGGCATATTCTATATACTGCATTATCCAGACTTTATTTTTCATTTCAAAACCCTATCGGTTGGTATGAGTGCCGAAGAAAGTCTGGGTTATTATTTCGACTGCGTATGGTTTACTTTGCCTTGGTTTACGGGTTATCACTTATACCGTTATCAAGAAATAACAGCTTATCGGAAAAAACAGTTTGAAGACATAGAACGAGCCTATCATTTGTCCGAGCTTGAAAACCTACGGAAACAATTGAATCCCCATTTCTTATTTAATTCCTTGAACGACATCAGGTCGTTGATGCTTTCTGATGTAATGGGGGCAAGAGACGCTATGCTGAAGCTGTCGGAGTTGCTCAGAAACTCGATAAAACTTGGCGAATTGTCGCAGGTAACCTTATCGCAAGAATTAGAATTAATAGATGATTATTTGTACATTGAGAAACTTCGTTTTGAAAATAGACTGATTGTATCGAAAAGTATTCCCGAATCGACCCTATCGTATAAAATTCCGCCGATTAGTTTACAATTGTTGGTCGAAAATGCTATTAAGCATGGAATTGGCAAATATAGAAAAGGTGGAGAAATCAAAATTGTAGTAACTCAGCACGAAGGCCGACTTATTTTGCAGGTATTAAATACAGGTAAGCTCAACGAAGGAATTACCTCCAATTCGGGAATAGGGCTGAAAAACCTCGAAAAACGCTTGTCTATTTACTATGGTACACAAGCAAGCTTGTCGATGAACGGAGATGACGAATGGGTAGTAGCAACAATTCAGTTACCGATTTCGGTATAA
- the truA gene encoding tRNA pseudouridine(38-40) synthase TruA, which produces MRYFLECSYLGTNYCGWQVQHNALSVQEEIEKGLSTLLKTKIGISGSSRTDAGVHAYRQIAHFDRETPISDTHQLVYRLNKILPQDIVVKQIYQVPSDYHCRFEAISRKYEYRIIRKKSPFYQHIAYQFEMDLDIEKMNQAAQVLFNHIDFECFSKLHTDVKTFNCTILEAEWKQEKDDLWVFHIKANRFLRGMVRAIVGTLLEVGLGKLSVEGFEEVILQKNRQKAGRSVPAQGLFLMEVNYPN; this is translated from the coding sequence ATGCGATATTTTTTAGAATGTTCTTATTTAGGAACAAATTACTGTGGGTGGCAAGTACAGCATAATGCTTTGTCGGTGCAAGAAGAGATTGAAAAGGGGTTATCTACCTTATTAAAAACTAAAATAGGTATTTCGGGAAGTAGCCGTACCGATGCAGGTGTTCATGCTTATAGGCAAATTGCCCATTTTGATAGAGAAACGCCTATTTCAGATACCCATCAATTGGTATATAGATTGAATAAAATTCTTCCACAAGATATTGTGGTCAAGCAAATTTATCAGGTACCCAGTGATTATCATTGTCGGTTTGAGGCCATTTCTCGCAAGTATGAATACCGAATTATCCGCAAAAAATCACCTTTCTATCAGCATATTGCCTATCAATTTGAGATGGATTTAGATATTGAAAAAATGAATCAGGCAGCACAGGTACTATTTAACCATATCGATTTTGAATGTTTTAGTAAACTACACACCGACGTAAAAACCTTTAATTGTACTATTTTGGAAGCAGAATGGAAGCAAGAAAAAGATGATTTATGGGTATTTCATATCAAAGCCAATCGTTTTTTGAGGGGTATGGTACGTGCAATCGTAGGGACATTGCTGGAAGTTGGCTTAGGAAAATTAAGTGTAGAGGGATTTGAGGAGGTTATTTTACAAAAAAATCGCCAAAAAGCAGGACGCTCTGTTCCTGCCCAAGGTTTGTTTTTGATGGAGGTAAATTATCCTAATTAA